Proteins encoded together in one Carya illinoinensis cultivar Pawnee chromosome 3, C.illinoinensisPawnee_v1, whole genome shotgun sequence window:
- the LOC122304246 gene encoding RRP12-like protein isoform X1 has translation MEGMDEIEDPTFFLEETNDDLCLSILSSFSNSTKEDHQHLCSVIGAMSQELKDQNLPSSPVAYFGAACSSLDRLAFELDPPAYVVNTLLTILHLVLPRIPPAIRKKKADFLSELLVRVLRSPLLSVGAVISGLKCTSHLLNNRDAINWSDICHLYGVLLGFLTDSRPKVRRQSHVCLRDSLSRFQETSVLAPACEGITKIFEKSLLMAGGSNVNATEGPKGAQEILYILDALKECLPLMSIKYTTSILKYYKSLLELHQPLVTRRITDSLYLLCLVPALAVSPEALLDLLDSISLSVSTNETSADSMTFAARLLDVGMCKMYSLNRQLCVTKLPVVFNTLKDILASEHEEAVYAATNALKNVTGACIDESLIKQGVDQILTNANNDARRSGPTIIEKVCATIESLLGYHYAAVWDMSFQVVSMMFDKLGNHSSYFLKEVLSNLADMQELPDEDFPFRKQLHECLGTALGALGPEMFLDLVPLNLEAEDLSEANVWLFPILKQYTVGARLSFFTESVWGMIGLMKQKSQKLELQGRVFSSRSANALVYSLWSLLPSFCNYPLDTADSFKHLKKALWDALNEEPDTHGIICTSLQILIQQNKKISEEKSEMPNIEEGMARQRALAHYTPQIAADNLHALKSSAREALTILSNVLMQSTKDNGGSLQSTIGEFASISDKEVVSRFFLNTVQKLLKVTQEAGKPGNSRTSNSIPTNPLTNDSSPSLLRARFFDLAVSLLPGLSAKEIDVLFLAIKPALKDADGLIQKKAYKVLSVILRNCDGFLISNLEELLGLMIDVLPSCHFSSKRHRLDCLYFLTVHVPKDDSNQRQHIIGSFLTEIILALKEANKKTRNRAYEILVQIGHACGDEEKGGNRENLYQFFSMVAGGLASETPHMVSAAVKGLARLAYEFSDLVSTACGLLPSTFLLLRRKNKEIIKANLGLLKVLVTKSQPEGLQMHLGSMVEGLFKWQDNTKNHFKAKVKHLLEILVKKCGLEAVKAVMPEEHMKLLTNIRKINERKERNLRTKSEARSQLSKATTSRLSRWNHTKIFSDFGDDETEGSDTEHMEAMTISGQQRKGSSQLKSKASSLRSRSRAAMNLPEHLFDQFKDEPLDLLDRRKTISALRSSKHVKRKLDSDEPELDSEGRLIIREGENSKETSSDPDLDAKSEAGSHMSLNSRENQKRRKTSVSGWAYTGREYTSKKAGGDVKRKNKLEPYAYWPLDRKMMSRRPEHRAAARKGMASVMKMTKKLEGKSASSLLSIKGLKFKRSQKKKGSKK, from the exons ATGGAAGGCATGGACGAAATTGAGGATCCCACGTTTTTCCTTGAAGAAACCAATGACGACTTGTGCCTTTCGATCCTCTCTAGCTTCAGCAACTCCACCAAAGAGGACCATCAGCACCTCTGCTCAGTCATAGGCGCCATGTCGCAAGAGCTCAAGGACCAGAACCTTCCTTCCAGCCCAGTAGCGTACTTCGGGGCTGCGTGCTCCTCCCTTGACCGCCTCGCCTTCGAGCTTGATCCACCTGCTTACGTTGTCAACACCCTCCTCACAATCCTCCACCTGGTTCTTCCCCGAATACCCCCTGCCATTCGTAAAAAGAAGGCTGATTTCTTGTCCGAACTATTGGTGCGGGTTCTTCGGTCTCCGTTGTTGTCTGTCGGAGCCGTGATATCTGGATTGAAATGCACTTCTCATTTGTTAAACAACCGAGATGCTATCAACTGGTCTGACATTTGTCACTTGTATGGCGTTCTTTTGGGTTTCCTCACGGATTCCCGTCCCAAG GTGAGAAGGCAATCACACGTGTGTCTTCGAGATTCCTTATCAAGATTTCAAGAAACATCAGTGCTAGCACCTGCATGTGAAGGgattacaaaaatatttgaaaaatctcTTCTTATGGCTGGTGGATCAAATGTGAATGCCACTGAAGGACCCAAGGGAGCTCAAGAGATCCTTTATATTTTGGATGCTTTGAAGGAGTGCCTTCCTCTTATGTCAATTAAGTACACAACAAGCATCCTCAAATACTACAAAAGTTTACTGGAGCTGCACCAACCCCTCGTTACAAGGCGGATAACAGATAGTTTGTATTTACTTTGTCTTGTCCCGGCTTTAGCTGTTTCTCCTGAGGCATTGCTTGATTTGTTAGACTCAATATCTCTATCCGTCTCCACAAATGAGACATCTGCTGATTCGATGACATTTGCTGCACGCTTGCTTGATGTTGGAATGTGTAAAATGTATTCCCTCAATAGGCAACTATGTGTAACGAAGCTGCCCGTTGTATTCAACACACTCAAAG ATATTTTGGCATCTGAACATGAGGAGGCTGTATATGCAGCCACGAATGCATTGAAGAATGTGACGGGTGCTTGCATTGATGAAAGCTTGATCAAACAGGGTGTGGACCAGATTTTGACGAATGCAAACAATGATGCTAGGCGGTCTGGCCCTACCATCATTGAAAAAGTGTGTGCAACTATTGAAAGCTTGCTTGGTTATCACTATGCTGCTGTCTGGGACATGTCATTTCAAGTTGTCTCTATGATGTTTGACAAATTAG GGAAtcattcttcttattttttgaaggagGTCCTTAGCAACTTGGCTGATATGCAGGAGTTGCCTGATGAAGATTTTCCTTTCAGAAAACAG CTGCATGAATGCCTTGGAACAGCTCTTGGTGCATTAGGACCTGAAATGTTCTTGGACCTCGTACCTCTTAATTTGGAAGCTGAAGATCTGTCTGAGGCAAATGTTTGGCTCTTTCCAATTCTGAAGCAGTATACTGTCGGTGCCCGTCTAAGCTTTTTTACGGAGTCAGTTTGGGGTATGATTGGACTGATGAAACAGAAATCTCAAAAG CTTGAACTTCAAGGACGGGTTTTTTCATCTAGGAGTGCTAATGCACTCGTGTACTCTTTGTGGTCCTTACTGCCTTCATTTTGCAACTATCCTTTGGATACTGCTGACAGTTTCAAACATCTAAAGAAAGCTTTATGGGATGCACTTAATGAAGAACCTGATACGCATGGAATAATATGCACCAGTTTGCAGATACTTATTCAGCAGAATAAGAAAATTTCAGAGGAAAAAAGTGAGATGCCTAATATTGAAGAAGGTATGGCCAGACAACGAGCACTGGCCCATTATACCCCACAGATTGCAGCAGATAATTTACATGCACTTAAGTCATCTGCACGTGAGGCCTTAACCATTTTGTCAAATGTTCTCATGCAATCTACAAAAGATAATGGTGGTTCTTTGCAG TCCACAATTGGTGAATTTGCTTCCATATCAGATAAGGAAGTAGTGTCAAGATTCTTTTTGAATACAGTGCAGAAGCTTTTGAAGGTCACTCAAGAGGCTGGCAAACCAGGAAATTCAAGAACTTCTAATTCTATACCTACGAACCCTCTAACAAACGATAGTTCTCCATCACTTTTGAG GGCGCGGTTTTTTGATTTGGCAGTTTCACTTTTGCCTGGTTTGAGTGCTAAAGAGATTGatgttttatttcttgcaaTAAAGCCTGCATTGAAG GATGCCGATGGTCTGATACAAAAGAAGGCATACAAAGTTCTTTCAGTTATTCTGAGG AATTGTGATGGGTTTCTCATATCAAACCTTGAGGAATTGCTTGGGTTAATGATTGATGTGCTGCCTTCATGCCATTTTTCTTCCAAACGTCACAGACTTGATTGCTTGTACTTTCTAACAGTCCACGTTCCCAAG GATGATTCAAACCAGAGGCAACACATCATTGGCTCCTTCCTAACAGAAATAATACTTGCGCTTAAAGAG GCaaataagaaaacaagaaaTAGAGCATATGAAATTCTTGTTCAAATTGGCCATGCTTGTGGAGATGAAGAGAAAGGCGGAAATAGAGAAAACTTGTATCAATTTTTTAGCATG GTGGCTGGAGGACTGGCCAGCGAGACACCTCACATGGTCAGTGCTGCAGTCAAAGGCTTAGCTCGCTTGGCTTATGAGTTTTCTGATCTAGTTTCTACTGCTTGCGGTTTACTTCCATCCACTTTTCTCCTCCTTCGgagaaagaataaagaaataatcaag GCTAATTTAGGTTTGTTGAAGGTGTTGGTGACAAAATCACAACCTGAAGGTCTGCAAATGCACTTGGGGAGCATGGTGGAAGGATTGTTCAAGTGGCAAGATAACACCAAAAACCACTTCAAGGCTAAG GTTAAGCATCTCCTTGAAATTCTTGTCAAGAAGTGCGGTCTGGAAGCGGTGAAGGCTGTGATGCCTGAGGAACACATGAAACTCCTTACTAATATACGGAAG ATCAATGAACGAAAAGAGAGAAACCTAAGGACTAAATCAGAAGCAAGATCTCAACTGTCAAAAGCAACTACTTCCAG gCTAAGCAGATGGAATcacacaaaaatattttctgattTTGGTGATGATGAAACTGAAGGAAGTGATACTGAGCATATGGAAGCCATGACAATATCTGGTCAACAGCGCAAGGGTTCCTCACAGCTGAAGTCCAAAGCATCTTCATTACG CTCCAGGAGTAGAGCAGCTATGAACTTGCCTGAGCACCTATTTGATCAATTCAAAGATGAGCCACTTGACTTGCTTGATAGGCGGAAAACAATCTCAGCTCTTCGATCTTCTAAGCATGTCAAGCGGAAACTAGATTCAGATGAACCAGAACTGGACTCTGAAGGGCGCTTGATCATTCGTGAGGGAGAAAACTCAAAGGAGACATCCTCTGACCCTGATTTGGATGCAAAGAGTGAAGCAGGTAGTCACATGTCATTGAACTCAAGGGAAAACCAGAAGCGTAGGAAAACATCTGTGTCCGGTTGGGCTTACACGGGTAGGGAGTATACCAGCAAGAAGGCAGGTGGGGATGTGAAGAGAAAGAATAAGCTTGAACCATATGCATATTGGCCACTTGATCGCAAAATGATGAGCCGTAGACCTGAGCATCGGGCTGCTGCAAGGAAAGGGATGGCAAGTGTGATGAAGATGACAAAAAAGCTTGAAGGCAAGAGTGCCTCAAGTTTACTTTCCATTAAGGGCCTGAAGTTTAAAAGGAGTCAAAAGAAAAAGGgcagcaaaaaataa
- the LOC122304246 gene encoding RRP12-like protein isoform X2 — MEGMDEIEDPTFFLEETNDDLCLSILSSFSNSTKEDHQHLCSVIGAMSQELKDQNLPSSPVAYFGAACSSLDRLAFELDPPAYVVNTLLTILHLVLPRIPPAIRKKKADFLSELLVRVLRSPLLSVGAVISGLKCTSHLLNNRDAINWSDICHLYGVLLGFLTDSRPKVRRQSHVCLRDSLSRFQETSVLAPACEGITKIFEKSLLMAGGSNVNATEGPKGAQEILYILDALKECLPLMSIKYTTSILKYYKSLLELHQPLVTRRITDSLYLLCLVPALAVSPEALLDLLDSISLSVSTNETSADSMTFAARLLDVGMCKMYSLNRQLCVTKLPVVFNTLKDILASEHEEAVYAATNALKNVTGACIDESLIKQGVDQILTNANNDARRSGPTIIEKVCATIESLLGYHYAAVWDMSFQVVSMMFDKLGNHSSYFLKEVLSNLADMQELPDEDFPFRKQLHECLGTALGALGPEMFLDLVPLNLEAEDLSEANVWLFPILKQYTVGARLSFFTESVWGMIGLMKQKSQKLELQGRVFSSRSANALVYSLWSLLPSFCNYPLDTADSFKHLKKALWDALNEEPDTHGIICTSLQILIQQNKKISEEKSEMPNIEEGMARQRALAHYTPQIAADNLHALKSSAREALTILSNVLMQSTKDNGGSLQSTIGEFASISDKEVVSRFFLNTVQKLLKVTQEAGKPGNSRTSNSIPTNPLTNDSSPSLLRARFFDLAVSLLPGLSAKEIDVLFLAIKPALKDADGLIQKKAYKVLSVILRNCDGFLISNLEELLGLMIDVLPSCHFSSKRHRLDCLYFLTVHVPKDDSNQRQHIIGSFLTEIILALKEANKKTRNRAYEILVQIGHACGDEEKGGNRENLYQFFSMVAGGLASETPHMVSAAVKGLARLAYEFSDLVSTACGLLPSTFLLLRRKNKEIIKANLGLLKVLVTKSQPEGLQMHLGSMVEGLFKWQDNTKNHFKAKVKHLLEILVKKCGLEAVKAVMPEEHMKLLTNIRKINERKERNLRTKSEARSQLSKATTSRLSRWNHTKIFSDFGDDETEGSDTEHMEAMTISGQQRKGSSQLKSKASSLRNFHVLR, encoded by the exons ATGGAAGGCATGGACGAAATTGAGGATCCCACGTTTTTCCTTGAAGAAACCAATGACGACTTGTGCCTTTCGATCCTCTCTAGCTTCAGCAACTCCACCAAAGAGGACCATCAGCACCTCTGCTCAGTCATAGGCGCCATGTCGCAAGAGCTCAAGGACCAGAACCTTCCTTCCAGCCCAGTAGCGTACTTCGGGGCTGCGTGCTCCTCCCTTGACCGCCTCGCCTTCGAGCTTGATCCACCTGCTTACGTTGTCAACACCCTCCTCACAATCCTCCACCTGGTTCTTCCCCGAATACCCCCTGCCATTCGTAAAAAGAAGGCTGATTTCTTGTCCGAACTATTGGTGCGGGTTCTTCGGTCTCCGTTGTTGTCTGTCGGAGCCGTGATATCTGGATTGAAATGCACTTCTCATTTGTTAAACAACCGAGATGCTATCAACTGGTCTGACATTTGTCACTTGTATGGCGTTCTTTTGGGTTTCCTCACGGATTCCCGTCCCAAG GTGAGAAGGCAATCACACGTGTGTCTTCGAGATTCCTTATCAAGATTTCAAGAAACATCAGTGCTAGCACCTGCATGTGAAGGgattacaaaaatatttgaaaaatctcTTCTTATGGCTGGTGGATCAAATGTGAATGCCACTGAAGGACCCAAGGGAGCTCAAGAGATCCTTTATATTTTGGATGCTTTGAAGGAGTGCCTTCCTCTTATGTCAATTAAGTACACAACAAGCATCCTCAAATACTACAAAAGTTTACTGGAGCTGCACCAACCCCTCGTTACAAGGCGGATAACAGATAGTTTGTATTTACTTTGTCTTGTCCCGGCTTTAGCTGTTTCTCCTGAGGCATTGCTTGATTTGTTAGACTCAATATCTCTATCCGTCTCCACAAATGAGACATCTGCTGATTCGATGACATTTGCTGCACGCTTGCTTGATGTTGGAATGTGTAAAATGTATTCCCTCAATAGGCAACTATGTGTAACGAAGCTGCCCGTTGTATTCAACACACTCAAAG ATATTTTGGCATCTGAACATGAGGAGGCTGTATATGCAGCCACGAATGCATTGAAGAATGTGACGGGTGCTTGCATTGATGAAAGCTTGATCAAACAGGGTGTGGACCAGATTTTGACGAATGCAAACAATGATGCTAGGCGGTCTGGCCCTACCATCATTGAAAAAGTGTGTGCAACTATTGAAAGCTTGCTTGGTTATCACTATGCTGCTGTCTGGGACATGTCATTTCAAGTTGTCTCTATGATGTTTGACAAATTAG GGAAtcattcttcttattttttgaaggagGTCCTTAGCAACTTGGCTGATATGCAGGAGTTGCCTGATGAAGATTTTCCTTTCAGAAAACAG CTGCATGAATGCCTTGGAACAGCTCTTGGTGCATTAGGACCTGAAATGTTCTTGGACCTCGTACCTCTTAATTTGGAAGCTGAAGATCTGTCTGAGGCAAATGTTTGGCTCTTTCCAATTCTGAAGCAGTATACTGTCGGTGCCCGTCTAAGCTTTTTTACGGAGTCAGTTTGGGGTATGATTGGACTGATGAAACAGAAATCTCAAAAG CTTGAACTTCAAGGACGGGTTTTTTCATCTAGGAGTGCTAATGCACTCGTGTACTCTTTGTGGTCCTTACTGCCTTCATTTTGCAACTATCCTTTGGATACTGCTGACAGTTTCAAACATCTAAAGAAAGCTTTATGGGATGCACTTAATGAAGAACCTGATACGCATGGAATAATATGCACCAGTTTGCAGATACTTATTCAGCAGAATAAGAAAATTTCAGAGGAAAAAAGTGAGATGCCTAATATTGAAGAAGGTATGGCCAGACAACGAGCACTGGCCCATTATACCCCACAGATTGCAGCAGATAATTTACATGCACTTAAGTCATCTGCACGTGAGGCCTTAACCATTTTGTCAAATGTTCTCATGCAATCTACAAAAGATAATGGTGGTTCTTTGCAG TCCACAATTGGTGAATTTGCTTCCATATCAGATAAGGAAGTAGTGTCAAGATTCTTTTTGAATACAGTGCAGAAGCTTTTGAAGGTCACTCAAGAGGCTGGCAAACCAGGAAATTCAAGAACTTCTAATTCTATACCTACGAACCCTCTAACAAACGATAGTTCTCCATCACTTTTGAG GGCGCGGTTTTTTGATTTGGCAGTTTCACTTTTGCCTGGTTTGAGTGCTAAAGAGATTGatgttttatttcttgcaaTAAAGCCTGCATTGAAG GATGCCGATGGTCTGATACAAAAGAAGGCATACAAAGTTCTTTCAGTTATTCTGAGG AATTGTGATGGGTTTCTCATATCAAACCTTGAGGAATTGCTTGGGTTAATGATTGATGTGCTGCCTTCATGCCATTTTTCTTCCAAACGTCACAGACTTGATTGCTTGTACTTTCTAACAGTCCACGTTCCCAAG GATGATTCAAACCAGAGGCAACACATCATTGGCTCCTTCCTAACAGAAATAATACTTGCGCTTAAAGAG GCaaataagaaaacaagaaaTAGAGCATATGAAATTCTTGTTCAAATTGGCCATGCTTGTGGAGATGAAGAGAAAGGCGGAAATAGAGAAAACTTGTATCAATTTTTTAGCATG GTGGCTGGAGGACTGGCCAGCGAGACACCTCACATGGTCAGTGCTGCAGTCAAAGGCTTAGCTCGCTTGGCTTATGAGTTTTCTGATCTAGTTTCTACTGCTTGCGGTTTACTTCCATCCACTTTTCTCCTCCTTCGgagaaagaataaagaaataatcaag GCTAATTTAGGTTTGTTGAAGGTGTTGGTGACAAAATCACAACCTGAAGGTCTGCAAATGCACTTGGGGAGCATGGTGGAAGGATTGTTCAAGTGGCAAGATAACACCAAAAACCACTTCAAGGCTAAG GTTAAGCATCTCCTTGAAATTCTTGTCAAGAAGTGCGGTCTGGAAGCGGTGAAGGCTGTGATGCCTGAGGAACACATGAAACTCCTTACTAATATACGGAAG ATCAATGAACGAAAAGAGAGAAACCTAAGGACTAAATCAGAAGCAAGATCTCAACTGTCAAAAGCAACTACTTCCAG gCTAAGCAGATGGAATcacacaaaaatattttctgattTTGGTGATGATGAAACTGAAGGAAGTGATACTGAGCATATGGAAGCCATGACAATATCTGGTCAACAGCGCAAGGGTTCCTCACAGCTGAAGTCCAAAGCATCTTCATTACG GAATTTTCACGTCCTCCGATGA